CTAAGGCCCGCGAGATAGCGGTCGACCTTTCTGCCGCCCCCCTCCGGCCGGAAGATATAGACGGACGCGCCCGTCGCCACGGCCTCGCCGACCATGTTGATGGAATCGGCCGGCGCGACGATGAAATCGGCATGGGCGAGAAAGTCGATATAGGGGTTTTCCCCCGTGCCGTCCCAGATGATCGCCGGGTGGCCGGCGAGCACCTCGCGGGCCGTTTGCAAGGTCGCCGGCGGCGTGCGCCGCGACGGCGTCACCATGAAGGAGGATTCCGGCCTCGTCGTGCAGATGGATTGCAGCGCCGCCGCAAGGCGCCGGTTGGTGCGCTCGTTATAGACGAAGGCGCCGCTATTGCCGCCGAGCAACACGGCGATGCGCGGGCGCGGCAGGGCGGTGATCTCGGGCGGCGGCGCCTTGCGCGCGGCCTCAAGCGTTTGCCGCGAGACGCGGTGTGGCGAGGTCAGGGTGACCAGCACATTGTCGCCGCGCAGGGAATCGTGCTCGGGCACCCAGATGACGTCGGCGGCCGCCCGCGAGCGCGGCCCCTTGAGAAACACGGTGAAGGTTCGCCCTTGCGAGGCGCGCTTGACGTAACGCAGATAGGGGACGGCGCGCCGCCCCGACGCGATCAGGAGGTCGGGGTAGGGCGGGGCGATCGGGCTTCCCGGGCGCTCGGGCCGCTCGCGCGGGTCGATCGGTCCCCAGGGCATGAGCCAAACCCAGGGCAGGCGCGGCGCCACGCGGCGCATCTCGTAGCGAAGGCCGAGCGCCTCGGCGATGCCGAGGCAGTGCACCTCGTCGCCGATCTTGCCGTCGGTGAGAAGCCAGCAGGAGCTGACGCCGCCGGCCGCGGCGGCGACGCCTCTCTGCGGTTCCCTCGTCTTTGCCATTTGCCTGTCTTGCCCCATTGGCCGGCAGCGGCCGCCGAATCTCCCATAGCATAGCCAGAGGCGAGGAGGAGAAACGATTGGCGT
This genomic interval from Hyphomicrobiales bacterium contains the following:
- a CDS encoding mitochondrial fission ELM1 family protein gives rise to the protein MAKTREPQRGVAAAAGGVSSCWLLTDGKIGDEVHCLGIAEALGLRYEMRRVAPRLPWVWLMPWGPIDPRERPERPGSPIAPPYPDLLIASGRRAVPYLRYVKRASQGRTFTVFLKGPRSRAAADVIWVPEHDSLRGDNVLVTLTSPHRVSRQTLEAARKAPPPEITALPRPRIAVLLGGNSGAFVYNERTNRRLAAALQSICTTRPESSFMVTPSRRTPPATLQTAREVLAGHPAIIWDGTGENPYIDFLAHADFIVAPADSINMVGEAVATGASVYIFRPEGGGRKVDRYLAGLRKIGAVRDLDGPLQSFDYEPIDATPLIAEEILRRFAEHDW